The sequence TCGGCCTCGCGCTCAAACCATTCGCCGTTTGCATTCTGTGCCTTAAGCGTTGCACGCAACGGCCTCACGACCACCGCCGGGACCTTCCCGACCGACAGGCAGCCTTCCTGGCCGGACTGCTCGCCTTCGACCGCTATGATCTCAGGATTTGCAGCGATCAGCTTTACACCCTCGCAATCCATCACAAAAAGCCGCAGGCCCAGTCCGATCTGCGGGGCGGCAAGGCCGACGCCTTCGGCGTCGTACATCGTGTCAAACATATCGCGGCACAGTTCAGCCAGATCGGGGCCGAATTCGGTCACAGGCTCGCCGCGGCTGGCCAGAACGTCTGCCGGATATTCAGTGATCGGTCGAACCGCCATCTATCTGGGAATAACACCCCACCGTGAGTCACGGTGATAGTCAGGCCGTGCGTTGAACCCCTTTTCTTCACGCGCAAGGCATCGCCAGCAAACGACGTAGGGCCTATTCGAGGCTGAGAGAAATGTGTTGTAATACTCGACCTCGGCGTCACATTCCGAGCATCGCGCCAGTGGTTTCTTTGTGGTTTTGGGATCGATCATGGCGTTTTTCTGCGCAAGAGAAAGAGCTTCTCGAGA is a genomic window of Chloracidobacterium sp. containing:
- the def gene encoding peptide deformylase, with product MAVRPITEYPADVLASRGEPVTEFGPDLAELCRDMFDTMYDAEGVGLAAPQIGLGLRLFVMDCEGVKLIAANPEIIAVEGEQSGQEGCLSVGKVPAVVVRPLRATLKAQNANGEWFEREAEGYAARAFLHETDHCDGRLFIDHLARLRRDMVIKRFRKEKRWE